The genomic interval GGCGGGTAAGCAGGTTGAGAATGTTCATGGTCAGCACTCAGATCTGCGGCGGAAAGGGGGTGGACCGAGGACGGCGGGGAGCCAGGACAGGGAACAGGCCACCAGCCCGCAGGGACTCTCTGCAAAGCATACTTCAGTACTGAAAACTCGGGACCAAAAACTCGCCGCAGTCCTCGACTAAATCAGCCCCTAGAGGGAGCGAACCCCCAAGGTTTTGCCCAGTACTCGATGGCTTAAGTCAGCCCGTCAGTCTTGACGCCTGACACCTGATACCTCGACAAAGGTAGTTTCATTCTTGCCAAGCGGGACTAGGGCGAACCGCCCCAGGGTGCACAGTTCCAATGATGGAACCCGATCGCCCCCGTTAGCCCAGAGGTTGTAACCGCCGCCGGGCAGAGCCTCTGCGGCAGGTAGCCTAATCCCACACCCACCCATGTTATTGAACCAGAATGTCATTAGCCATAGCCTCTGAGCAGGCGATCGCCGCCCCAGATTCTCCTGTGAGGTATGACGAGGAAAGACCGTGAGCTTTTCAACAGGCGACCCTAGTGGTAATAGTCCTATTTTCTTGTAACAGCTTATTGACAAATGGATTCAATAGCCCGATGCTGGTGTCAGCGCCATTCCCCAGTCCAAGTCACGGCTATGCGTGGGCTGACTGCGGTGTTGTGCGCCTTGTTTTGAGGAGTGTTAAACAATGAACGTTTTGCGTTTGCTTGGCCGGGGTGTAGCTCCGGCAATGTTCTGTGCGCCCCTGCCCGCCGGGGTAGCGGTGGCCGCTGAATTTCCCCTGGGCGCGGGGAATCTTGCCCCTGAGGCCGTGCAACTAGCCCAGATTACCAGCGTTTCGGAGCTAACCGATGTGCTGCCCTCCGACTGGGCTTTTCAGGCTTTGCAAAGCCTGGTTGAAAACTACGGCTGCATCCAGGGGTACCCCGATCGCACCTTCCGCGGGCAGCGCAGCCTCACCCGCTTTGAGTTTGCGGCCGGCCTCAATGCCTGTCTGGATGTGATTGCGGCTCTGATTGCCCAGACTGGCATCAACCCCGACGATCTGGCCACCATTCGTCGTTTGCAGGAGGAATTTCAGGCTGAACTGGCTACCCTGCGCGGCCGGGTCGATGCCCTGGAAGCAGAGACCGCTACCCTGCGGGCCCAACAATTCTCCACTACGACCAAACTGCGGGGCGAGGTGGCAACCCACTTGGGGGTACCTTTAGACACCTTCGAGGTGGTCAACGCGGCCGGTAATACCCTGGTGCGCGAAACCAGCACCAGCGTCGCCTCACGGGCGCGGCTGGTGTTCGACTCGAGCTTCACCGGACGCGATCGCCTGCGCATTCGGCTACAGGCCCGCAGCGGCAATTTTCTCACCCCGTTCAACGGCTTAGACCGGGGCGGAGCCGGGGACTATAACGTTGAGATGGACAACCTGTTCTACAGCTTCCCCCTGGGCAACCGCATCACCGTCACCGCCGCCGCCCGGGGCCGCGCAGGAAACGACTGGGTGACCAGCACCATTGTGCCGTACCACGGCCGCTCAGTGGCCGATGCCGGTAAACCGCAGTTTTACAACACCGGGGCCAGCTCCAGTAACGGTGCTGGACTAGGGATCAATTTCAACCTCACCGATAGCATCGCGCTGGATCTGGGCTACACCGCCAGCAATCCTGGCGCGACCAACCCCGCTGTTGGTCTCTTTGCCGCCCAGGGACAGAGCTACATCGCTCAGCTCAATTTCCTCCCCGACGGTTTCTTCCGTGCAGCAGTCACCTATATGCACAACGATCGCTCCAACATCTTTGCCATCAATAACCTGGGTACCCAGGCCGCCCCTGGGGCAACCGATACCTTTGCCGGGCTTTTGAGTCTCAACTTCGGCAACTTCTTTGTGGCGGGTCACGGTGCATACCAGACCTTCAACGGCGGTAATGACTTTAGCTGGAGTGCGGGACTGGGGTTTAATGACTTACTGGTTCCCGGCGCTCAATTGGGCATTTACGGTACTCAGCTGCCACAGCTAGCTGGCCGCAGCGACAACCCATTTTTGGTGGAGGGCTACTACGACTTCCCCCTCAACCGGTTTATTAGCCTGACTCCGGCGATTGTCTATGGCGACGCCAAGTTTGTCGGCGGCGGAGCCACCACCGACAACACCGGTCTGTACGGCATTATGCGCGCCACCATGCGTTTCTAGCCTGACGGCCCTTCGATTTTTTAATTTCTCCACCAAAGCGTCTAGGGCCCTGCTGTGCTAGAGCGGGGCTTTTTTTTGGTTCCAAGCCTATTTCCCGCCGACTCCTATGGCCCCGGCAGCGTTCTATGTTAAAAGGAATGAGTAGCAATAATTCCTGCCGATGAAAGTCTTGGGTATCTCCCGCAACGTCCCGCTGCCCCGGCTGGATGGCTGGACCGTGGGGGTCGGGCTGATTGCCGTGGTGATGCTACTGCCGGTGGCAATTATTCTCATGGGGCTGTTCACCAACTCCAGCGATGCCTGGGAGCACCTGGCGGCCACGGTGCTGCCCCAGTACGTCCGCAACTCTCTACTGCTGATGGTAGGGGTCGGCCTGGGGGTGATGGCGATCGGAGTGAGTACGGCCTGGCTGGTGAGCACCTGCCAGTTTTGGGGCAGGCGCTGGTTTGAGTGGCTGCTGCTGCTGCCGCTGGCGGCCCCCACCTACATCCTCGCCTACGTCTATACCGATACCCTGGAGTACTTTGGCCCGGTGCAGACGACGCTGCGCGGCCTGTTTGGCTGGCAGCGGGCTACCGACTACTGGTTTCCCAACATTCGATCCCTTGAGGGGGCCATTCTGCTTTTTAGCCTGACGCTGTACCCCTACGTCTACCTGCTGGCGCGGGTGGCGTTTATGGAGCAGTCGACCGTTACCCTGGAGGCCAGTCGCTCCCTGGGTTGCAGCCCCTGGCGCAGCTTTCGCACGGTGGCGCTGCCCCTGGCCCGACCGGCGATCGCTGCCGGGGTTACCCTGGCCCTGATGGAAACTCTGAACGACTTTGGCACCGTGGCCTACTTCAGCGTGCCCACCTTTACCACGGGCATCTACCGCACCTGGTTTGGCATGGGCGATCGCCCGGCGGCCGTGCAGCTGTCGGCGGTGCTGCTGCTGGTTATCTTTGCCCTGGTGGTGCTGGAGCAGCGATCGCGGCGGCAGGCCCGCTACTACCAGAGCATGGGGCGATCGGTGTCGCAGTCGCGCTACCCCCTGGCGGGCCTGCGAGGGCTGGGTGCCTGGGTGGTCTGCGCGCTGCCCGTCCTGCTGGGGCTGCTCGTGCCCATCGGGCTGCTGATGGCGATGACCATTCGCCACGCCGATGCCACCCTCAACCGCAGTTTTTTTGTGCTCAGCTTTAACAGCCTGGTGCTGGCGGTGCTGGCAGCGATCCTGGCGGTGCTGCTGGCGCTGGTGATGGCCTACGGCCTGCGGCTTAACGCAAATCCGCCGCTCAAGCTGGCGGTGCAGGGGGCCAACCTGGGCTACGCCGTTCCCGGCGCGGTGATTGCCGTGGGCACCCTGATTCCCCTGGCCCAGTTCGACAATACGATCGACGCCTGGATGCGGCAAACCTTCGGCTTCTCCACCGGGCTGCTGCTCAGCGGCACCATCATCGCGCTGCTGTATGCCTACCTGGTGCGGTTTTTGGCGGTCAGCTTTGGGGCGGTGGAAGCGGGGTTAAGCAAAATCAAGCCGTCCCTGGACGATGCTGCCCGCAGCCTGGGCCAGAGCCCCGGCCAAACGCTGCTGAAAATTCACCGGCCGCTGCTGGGCAGCAGCCTGCTCACCGCCGCCATGCTGGTGTTCGTGGATGTGATGAAGGAACTGCCCGCCACGCTGATTATCCGCCCCTTCAACTTCGACACCCTGGCGGTGCGAGTCTACCAGTACGCCGCCGACGAACGGCTGATCGAGGCCTCGGCCCCGGCCCTGGCGATCATTCTGGTGGGGCTGCTGCCGGTGCTGTGGCTGAGCCAGCAGATTGCCAAGGATGGGAAGTAACCTTCAGGTAAGCATCCCGGCTGCTCGAAGAAGCCGAGATGCTTAAATCCTCTTTCCAGGCAAGGCGCCTCAGCGGATCGGCCGCCCTTTCGGCTGGGCTTGGGCAGCAGAGGCTGTAGGCGTTGCCTGGCAGGTAGCCCAGCAGGCTTGGGGGTTGGTGAGGCTTGAAGTTGCCAGAACTGGGCTTAGGAGGCAGTACAGCCCTGAAATACAGTCAATGTCCACGCCGAAGGATAATGACACGGACACCTGCTGCCCTGAGCTTGTCACTGACAGTGCAGAAAATAGAGGCAAAAGCCCTGAAATGAGGGCCTTTGGGGTACAGGGCTGGCGGGATTCGAACCCACGACCTGCCGCTTAGGAGGCGGCCGCTCTATCCTGCTGAGCTACAGCCCCAAGGTTTAACTGGGAGTACTGGGTCATTTTACACCCTGGGCTAGGGGTGAGGCTTCAAGACCGGGTAAAGATGGCGCGGTAGACGGGCAGCCCCTGCTCCAGGGTGACCCGCTCCCGATCGGTCTGGGCGGGGAAGGGACTGGCGGGCAGCCAGCGATCGCCCTGAGGCAGAAAGTGGGGATGTTCGCTGAGGCGATCGCACATATCCACCGCCACCTCTTCCACATCGGACTGCACTACCACGCGACCGCCGGGCGGCAAAAACTCCGCCAGGGTGGCCACCAACTCAGGTTGTAGCACACGCCGCTTCTGGTGGCGCTTTTTGAACCAGGGGTCGGGGAATTGAATCGACACCTGCTGGAGGGGGTTCTGGTCGCCCCAGCTCTCCAGCAGGGCGCGCAGGGAAATATTGACGTTGCAGTACATAAAATGCAGGTTGCTTAGCCCCGCCTCTTGCTGGCGCTTTTGGGCCGATTCGACCACCGGCTTGCGAATTTCGAGGCCCAAAAAATTCCACTCGGGCTGAAGCTGAGCCATATGCAGCGCAAACACCCCTTTGCCGCAGCCGATGTCAATGTGCAACGGCTGCTGGGGGTTGGCAAAAGCCTCGCTCCAGTCGGGCATCGCCACGGGAGCCTGGTATCGTTCGCTCAGGGGGTTAACGTGCTGACGCACCCGCACAACTGCCACAGGTTGACCTCAATGGAGCAAGGTCTTCTATCATGCCATTTGGGGTGCTAGGTGTCAGGTGTTAGGAGTCAGGCCCGATACCCGATACCTGATCCCCAACACCCTTTTTTTACCGAATCGGTCGATGAGCGGCTAGGCTGATAGGGGAATTCACATATCTATACGTCTAAGTTCATGGGACAGCGTTTTCGCTTCGCTATCATCAGCGACCCTCACATTGCTCGACCGGAGACGATCTACAACGGCCCCCATCGCTTTCATCTGGTGGAGGTCAGCATTCCAGGCATCGAGCAGATTTTTGACCATTTAGAAACGCTGGATCTCGATTTTCTGCTGCTGCCCGGCGACCTTACCCAGCATGGGGAATGGGTGAACCACCAGTGGCTGATCGATCGCCTCAAGCGGCTGCCCTTTCCGGCCTACGTAGTGCCGGGGAACCACGACGTAATCGCCCGCGATGCGACGGATCGCGCCATTGGCCTGCACGACTTTCCTCGCCTGTACCAGGACTTTGGCTATAGCGACGGCAAAACCCTGCACTACCACCGTGAAATTCTCCCCGGTGTACGGCTGGTGGCGCTCAACTCCAATGCCTTTGAGGCCAATGGGGAGCAGGTGCGGGTGGGCTATGTGGATCAGGCCCAACTCGACTGGTTGGAAACGACCCTGGCAGAATTTCGCGACGATTTGATTCTCGTCATGCTGCACCACAATGTGCTGGAGCACCTGCCGGGACAGTCCCAGAGCCCCTTGGGCCAGCGCTACATGGTGAGCAATGCCGAGGAGATTATTCAACGGCTGGAGGCTGCCAACGTGCGGCTGATGTTTACGGGGCACCTGCACGTGCAGGATGTGGCGCGGCGGGGCAATCTGTGCGAGGTGTTGACCGGGTCGCTGGTCAGCTATCCGCACCCCTACCGGGTTGTGGAGATTGACCACGGCGAGGGGGACCTGCGGGTGGATGTCCGATCGCGCCGTCTGACCGCCGTTGCCCCCTGGGACGACCTGCAGGCCATGTCGCACCAGTGGATGAGCGATCGCGCCGAGGGGTTTATGGCTAAGTTTCTCACCAGCCCGCCCGTGGGGTTGGGGGAAGCCGAAGCAGCGGCGATCGCCCCCAAACTCAAGCACTTCTGGCCCAGCATTGCGGCAGGGGATACCCAGATCGATTTTTCGCACCTGCCGCCCGAGGTGCAGCAGCGCTTAGCCCACTTCAATTCGGTGGACGCCCAGGGCAATCCCCAGGCGATCGACAACACCGCCACCCTGGTGTGGCCTGCCAGGTAGAAAAAATCCCAGGGTTCTCAAAGAACCCTGGGATTTTGTAGCTTAGAACCTTGTAGCTTAGAACACGAAGTTCTCCGGGTTGTTCAATGCCGCCGCATCCACCCCCAGGAGGGTAATGAAGTTGGTAAACATGTTGCGCCCAGCCACGCCCTCTAGCTCTAGCGAAAGCTGGGTGCGCCCACTGTTGCCCAGGTTGCGAATCTGGATTGTGCCGTCGGCCAGGGGGTTGGTGCCGGTGTAGCCGACGCTGGTCAGCAGGTCGGTAAACACCAGCTGGTCGGCCCCCACCTCAAAGTCGGTGATGGTGTCGCCAGTTTGGTTGGTGTTGGTGTAGACGATCTGGTCGCGGCCGCCGCCCGTGGTGATCAGGTCAGGGCCGGGGCTGGCGAAGATGCGGTCATTGCCAGCCGTCCCCACCAGCACGTCGCGCCGGTCGGTGCCGGTGATGATGTTGAAGATCGGGGCCGCTGGGGCCAGGGTAAATCGGGCCAGGATGGGGTCGTGGTCACTGGCCCGCTGGGGAGTTTCGGCAAACTCAATGTTGGCGTGGACGATATCCACCTCGGCGGTGGTGGCTAAACCGCCGCTGACCAGGATGTGATCCAGCGACTGGGAGTTGCCCTGGAAAATGAACGTGTAGCGCTCATTCTCGGGCAGCAGTTCTGTCAGGTTGGTAAGGCCGGTGTTGGCCGCCAGATCCCGCACCGGGGAGACAAACTCAAACTCGTTGAAGTCGCCCAGCACCACCACGTTGGCGGCGGAGTCGGCCCCCAACACGTCGCTGACAAAGTTCTGCACCGCCAAAGATTGCTGCTGACGGCGATCTAGCGAACCGTTGACGGTGGGGTCTTCCTGCCTAGCCTCAAAGGGCTGCTCGGTACCCAAAATCGGGGCGCTGCCGCCCTTTGACGAGAAGTGGTTGTTGACCAGGGTGACGGTTTCGCCGTTGAACTGGAAGCTAGCCACCAGGGGCAGGCGAGCCCCCGCGAAGGCTGCGCCTGGGGCCTGGCTGCTGATGGTGGAAACCGAACCCTCCACCAGGCTGACCCGGCTGGGGTCGTAGAGGTAGGCATTGCGGATGTTGCCGCCGGGCTGGCCGCCCCCGGCATTGTTGAGAATGCCGGGGGTGTCGATGAAGGCGTAGGTAGGGCCGCCCGCAGCGACAATGGCATTGATCAGGGTTTGCAGGGTGACGTCCGCCGCCGTGACGCCGTCGTTGACGGAGCCGCTGTTGTCCTGCACCTCTTGCAGGGCAATGATGTCGGGGCGATTGAGGTTGTTGACGATCTGGCGGGCGATCGCATCAAAGCGCCCGTCGGCAATGTCGGTGTCGCCATCGTTCTCGTTGGGGTCGAGGTTGAGCACGTTGTAGGTGGCCACCAGCAGTTGCTCACTGCCACGGGTCAGGGGGCTGACCTCGGGCTGCAATCCGCTGGGCACAATCTGGCTGGTGAAGTCTTCGGTGACCAAGATTTCGTAGTTGCCGAAGGCGTAGCTGACTACCCCAGTCACATCGCCCAGGCGATCGCCCACATTCACCAGCGGAAAGGCAAAGTCGCGCACGCCGCTGTCAAACTGAAGCTGGATGCGCTCGGGGTTGAAGTCGTCGGGGCTGATGTTGAGGGTGCCTCTTTCGCTCAGCCCCGTCGCCCCAAAGCCGTTGTCGATGACGCCAAAGATTTCGCCAAAGTTGTTGGTGGCGTCGATCACCCGGAAGTTCTGGGCCGTCACCAGCATGCCTTCCAGGGACTCAAAGAAGTCGATGCCGTCGTTCACCGGGTCAAACACGGTGAAGGCGTCGTCATCGATGGTTCCCGTGGGGGGCACCCGCCCGCCCTGGCCGATGATGGTGGCCGCGGGCAGCGGGTTGCCGGAGGACAGCACATCCACCGTGGGGTTGCCGCCAATCTGGGTGATGGACAGGTTGCGGGTGGCCAAACCGCCGGGGGTGAACTCCGACACCACGCCGTTGACCTGCACCTCGTCGCCCACCTGCACCGGGATGGGGGTGGCGCTGCCCACAAACACAAAGATGGCGTCGGAGGTGGCGATGTTGCCGTCGCCCACCGGGTCTTGCAGGTAGAAGCCACGGCTGCCGGTGGTGTCGATCGCCGTCACAATGCCGCTGGTGATCACCCGCTGGCCGTTGAAGGGCGAAATGTGGGATGCGCCCTGGATGTCGTAGATGGCGACGGTGGGCACCGCGTCGCGAATGGTCACGGTGGCGCTGGCGGCGGCCCCCAGGTCGTAATCGGCCTCATCCACCAGGGTGAGCACCACGGTTTCGTCACCTTCAATCAGGTCGTCGTCGAGGGGGGTGACGGTGATGGTAGCGGAGGTCTGCCCCGCCGGAATTTCCACAGTGCCGCTCAGCGCCTCGTAGTCGACCCCGTTGGTGGCGGTGCCGTTGATGGTGTAGGTCACGGTCAGCGCCTCGGCGATGTCGCCGGAGCGGGTGACGGTGAAGGTGCCGGTGTTGACCGGGGTTTCGCCCTCAGCGGCGATCGCATCGGTGGCTGCAATGGTCACTACCGGGCGCACGACCCCTCCCTGCACCAGGGGAATCAGCGTGAAGTCGTCCACCGCCAGGCCGTCGTCGGCCCCGGCGGCGTCAAAGTCGCTCCAGCGAATCCAGAGGGTTTCGCCAGGGGCCACGGTCAGCCCGGCCAGGGTGCCCGTGACCAGGGTGCGGTTGGCGGCATCATTGCCGTCCCGCGCCCCTACCCCCCCAGTTGTGACGGGGGCGACAAAGTCCAGGGCGTCCACGTCAATCCAGGTGCCGTTGTTGAGGGCGGTGGCATTGAGGCTGTACTGGAAGTCGAGGCGGTCGGGGATGGCGCGGTTATCGGTACCCAATCGCCACTGCTCGCCAAAGTAGCTGATGTTGAAGCCAGCGAAGGTGGTGTCGGTGGCGTTGGTGAAGCTGGCCCCAAAGGTGGGAATCAGCGTGCCCGATCGCAGGCCGCCCAGGGCGCGATCGCCGTCCCCCGCCGCCCCAAAGCTGTAGGTGTTGCCCGCATTGCTGCTGCCGGTGCCAATGCCGTAGGTGTCGTTGGCGTTGGTGCCCGCCTCAAAGAAAAACCAGCCCTGGGGCAGAATGCTGCCCGTGGTGCCCGTACTGGCCAGGCCGTCAAAATCCTGGATGTATACCGTTCCGTCTAGATTGACCGTCATCGTCCGCTACAACCTCGTATAAATGTCACGACCTACGAATCCAGGCCGCACCGATAACTCAGCGCAGCACAAACCGGCGCCCAGAGGCGGGGTGACGGCCTCCAGGGCAATCGCCCTCCTTCCAGGCGCAAAACAACCCGCTGGAATGCGGTTCTGCACAGCAGAACTCCGGCGTTCATACCTATCCCAAGGGGGTGTAGGCTAACAAGCTCGTTGTGTTTTCTAAAAAACTGGGTAGGTCAGGTGAAGAAAGCTGCGATCGCAGCCTCCGCTATCGCCTAAACCTCAGCAAGCATTGGCAATTTTAATTGTCAGTATTTCCACATAGAACAGTATCAGACCACACGAAATTAGGCGGTAAAGGTAGGTTTAAGGTCTTTTTAAACCATCGTTTCTTCGTTTGTGCCTGCAAAGACTGGGGTCAGGGCGATCGCCAGATCAGTTTTCCGCTGCCTGCTGTAGAACCCTGTGGTCTGCTGCGATCGCCCGGTGAAAGGACTCCGGTAGCTCATCCCACCCAAACAGATCGACGCGAAACGGCAAGTCGCTTTCCTCAAAGGCTTCTCTCAGGTCGGGGATGGCCCGCCGCAGCTGAGGGCTGGCAAAGACCACCAGATCCAGGTCAGAGTGGGGGCGCGCCGTGCCCTTGACCCGCGAACCGTAGGCCCACACGGCTGTACCGGGCAGGTACTTTTGCCGCAGGGTCAGCACCATCTATCGCTGCTGGGGAGTGATGCCTAAGGGGGTGGCTAGATCCATGATTTAGGGCAAACGCATACTCGAGATGAGAATATTAAGACTCATTTCTAGGAAGTGAGTTATGTGTTCTGCCCAGCCCCTATCGCCGTTAATCGAGCATTTTCAGTCATTAGACGACCCTCGCTGTAGCCACTTGGTTGAGCATCGATTGCTCGATATCATCGGGCTCACGCTTTGTGCGGTGATCTGTGGAGCCGATAGCTGGGTAGATATTGCGGCCTATGGCCGTGCCAAAGAAGCTTGGCTGCGCGGTTTTCTGAGCCTACCCCACGGAATTCCCTCCCACGACACCATCGCCCGATTGTTTGCAGCCTTAGACTCCGCCGCCTTTCAGAGTTGCTTTGTCGCGTGGGTCAAGGCCGTCGCCCACCTCGGCTCAAGCGAACAGATAGCCATTGACGGCAAGACATTGCGCCACTCCTATGACCGAGGGGGCGGCAAGGGAGCCATCCATATGGTGAGTGCTTGGGCCAATGAGCAGCGGTTGGTACTAGCCCAGGTCAAGGTGGATGAGAAATCCAACGAGATCACTGCGATTCCAGAGCTTCTGAAGGTTCTGGACCTCCAGGGATGCCTAGTCACCATTGATGCCATGGGCACTCAAACCGCCATTGCTCACCAGATTATCGAAGGCCGTGGCGACTACATCTTGAGCCTTAAAGGCAATCAGGGCAACATTCACGAGGATGTCGAGCAGGTGTTTACCTGGGCGCGGCAGCAGGACTTTAAGGACATCTCCCACGAGTTTCATCAGACCATCACCCCTGGGCACGGGCGCATCGACATCCGCCGCCACTGGTTGCTCGATGGGGTCGAGCACCTCATCAACGCTGAGCGCTGGGTTGGCTTAAAACGCGTTGGCCTCGTGGAGGCTGAACGCCGTATCCTCGGTCAACCCCCGACCATTGAGCAGCGCTACTATCTCGTTAGTTTTGACGGCGATGTCCAACGCTTTGCCCAAGGG from Leptolyngbya sp. KIOST-1 carries:
- a CDS encoding ABC transporter permease gives rise to the protein MKVLGISRNVPLPRLDGWTVGVGLIAVVMLLPVAIILMGLFTNSSDAWEHLAATVLPQYVRNSLLLMVGVGLGVMAIGVSTAWLVSTCQFWGRRWFEWLLLLPLAAPTYILAYVYTDTLEYFGPVQTTLRGLFGWQRATDYWFPNIRSLEGAILLFSLTLYPYVYLLARVAFMEQSTVTLEASRSLGCSPWRSFRTVALPLARPAIAAGVTLALMETLNDFGTVAYFSVPTFTTGIYRTWFGMGDRPAAVQLSAVLLLVIFALVVLEQRSRRQARYYQSMGRSVSQSRYPLAGLRGLGAWVVCALPVLLGLLVPIGLLMAMTIRHADATLNRSFFVLSFNSLVLAVLAAILAVLLALVMAYGLRLNANPPLKLAVQGANLGYAVPGAVIAVGTLIPLAQFDNTIDAWMRQTFGFSTGLLLSGTIIALLYAYLVRFLAVSFGAVEAGLSKIKPSLDDAARSLGQSPGQTLLKIHRPLLGSSLLTAAMLVFVDVMKELPATLIIRPFNFDTLAVRVYQYAADERLIEASAPALAIILVGLLPVLWLSQQIAKDGK
- the trmB gene encoding tRNA (guanosine(46)-N7)-methyltransferase TrmB, whose amino-acid sequence is MAVVRVRQHVNPLSERYQAPVAMPDWSEAFANPQQPLHIDIGCGKGVFALHMAQLQPEWNFLGLEIRKPVVESAQKRQQEAGLSNLHFMYCNVNISLRALLESWGDQNPLQQVSIQFPDPWFKKRHQKRRVLQPELVATLAEFLPPGGRVVVQSDVEEVAVDMCDRLSEHPHFLPQGDRWLPASPFPAQTDRERVTLEQGLPVYRAIFTRS
- a CDS encoding nucleotidyltransferase family protein gives rise to the protein MVLTLRQKYLPGTAVWAYGSRVKGTARPHSDLDLVVFASPQLRRAIPDLREAFEESDLPFRVDLFGWDELPESFHRAIAADHRVLQQAAEN
- a CDS encoding iron uptake porin — translated: MNVLRLLGRGVAPAMFCAPLPAGVAVAAEFPLGAGNLAPEAVQLAQITSVSELTDVLPSDWAFQALQSLVENYGCIQGYPDRTFRGQRSLTRFEFAAGLNACLDVIAALIAQTGINPDDLATIRRLQEEFQAELATLRGRVDALEAETATLRAQQFSTTTKLRGEVATHLGVPLDTFEVVNAAGNTLVRETSTSVASRARLVFDSSFTGRDRLRIRLQARSGNFLTPFNGLDRGGAGDYNVEMDNLFYSFPLGNRITVTAAARGRAGNDWVTSTIVPYHGRSVADAGKPQFYNTGASSSNGAGLGINFNLTDSIALDLGYTASNPGATNPAVGLFAAQGQSYIAQLNFLPDGFFRAAVTYMHNDRSNIFAINNLGTQAAPGATDTFAGLLSLNFGNFFVAGHGAYQTFNGGNDFSWSAGLGFNDLLVPGAQLGIYGTQLPQLAGRSDNPFLVEGYYDFPLNRFISLTPAIVYGDAKFVGGGATTDNTGLYGIMRATMRF
- a CDS encoding endonuclease/exonuclease/phosphatase family protein — protein: MTVNLDGTVYIQDFDGLASTGTTGSILPQGWFFFEAGTNANDTYGIGTGSSNAGNTYSFGAAGDGDRALGGLRSGTLIPTFGASFTNATDTTFAGFNISYFGEQWRLGTDNRAIPDRLDFQYSLNATALNNGTWIDVDALDFVAPVTTGGVGARDGNDAANRTLVTGTLAGLTVAPGETLWIRWSDFDAAGADDGLAVDDFTLIPLVQGGVVRPVVTIAATDAIAAEGETPVNTGTFTVTRSGDIAEALTVTYTINGTATNGVDYEALSGTVEIPAGQTSATITVTPLDDDLIEGDETVVLTLVDEADYDLGAAASATVTIRDAVPTVAIYDIQGASHISPFNGQRVITSGIVTAIDTTGSRGFYLQDPVGDGNIATSDAIFVFVGSATPIPVQVGDEVQVNGVVSEFTPGGLATRNLSITQIGGNPTVDVLSSGNPLPAATIIGQGGRVPPTGTIDDDAFTVFDPVNDGIDFFESLEGMLVTAQNFRVIDATNNFGEIFGVIDNGFGATGLSERGTLNISPDDFNPERIQLQFDSGVRDFAFPLVNVGDRLGDVTGVVSYAFGNYEILVTEDFTSQIVPSGLQPEVSPLTRGSEQLLVATYNVLNLDPNENDGDTDIADGRFDAIARQIVNNLNRPDIIALQEVQDNSGSVNDGVTAADVTLQTLINAIVAAGGPTYAFIDTPGILNNAGGGQPGGNIRNAYLYDPSRVSLVEGSVSTISSQAPGAAFAGARLPLVASFQFNGETVTLVNNHFSSKGGSAPILGTEQPFEARQEDPTVNGSLDRRQQQSLAVQNFVSDVLGADSAANVVVLGDFNEFEFVSPVRDLAANTGLTNLTELLPENERYTFIFQGNSQSLDHILVSGGLATTAEVDIVHANIEFAETPQRASDHDPILARFTLAPAAPIFNIITGTDRRDVLVGTAGNDRIFASPGPDLITTGGGRDQIVYTNTNQTGDTITDFEVGADQLVFTDLLTSVGYTGTNPLADGTIQIRNLGNSGRTQLSLELEGVAGRNMFTNFITLLGVDAAALNNPENFVF
- a CDS encoding ISAs1 family transposase — encoded protein: MCSAQPLSPLIEHFQSLDDPRCSHLVEHRLLDIIGLTLCAVICGADSWVDIAAYGRAKEAWLRGFLSLPHGIPSHDTIARLFAALDSAAFQSCFVAWVKAVAHLGSSEQIAIDGKTLRHSYDRGGGKGAIHMVSAWANEQRLVLAQVKVDEKSNEITAIPELLKVLDLQGCLVTIDAMGTQTAIAHQIIEGRGDYILSLKGNQGNIHEDVEQVFTWARQQDFKDISHEFHQTITPGHGRIDIRRHWLLDGVEHLINAERWVGLKRVGLVEAERRILGQPPTIEQRYYLVSFDGDVQRFAQGVRSHWGIENQLHWVLDVAFHEDASRIRKDHAPANLAVVRHIALNLLRQDAFAKGGIKAKRLQAGWDNDYLIRLLSS
- a CDS encoding metallophosphoesterase family protein, whose product is MGQRFRFAIISDPHIARPETIYNGPHRFHLVEVSIPGIEQIFDHLETLDLDFLLLPGDLTQHGEWVNHQWLIDRLKRLPFPAYVVPGNHDVIARDATDRAIGLHDFPRLYQDFGYSDGKTLHYHREILPGVRLVALNSNAFEANGEQVRVGYVDQAQLDWLETTLAEFRDDLILVMLHHNVLEHLPGQSQSPLGQRYMVSNAEEIIQRLEAANVRLMFTGHLHVQDVARRGNLCEVLTGSLVSYPHPYRVVEIDHGEGDLRVDVRSRRLTAVAPWDDLQAMSHQWMSDRAEGFMAKFLTSPPVGLGEAEAAAIAPKLKHFWPSIAAGDTQIDFSHLPPEVQQRLAHFNSVDAQGNPQAIDNTATLVWPAR